Proteins encoded together in one Bradyrhizobium sp. PSBB068 window:
- a CDS encoding NADP-dependent isocitrate dehydrogenase, protein MAKIKVSNPVVELDGDEMTRIIWQYIKDKLINPFLDVELLYFDLGMEYRDETNDQVTIDAAEAIKKVGVGVKCATITPDEARVKEFGLKQMWKSPNGTIRNILGGVIFREPIICKNVPRLVPGWTKPIIIGRHAYGDQYRATDIKFPGKGTLSLKFVGEDGTVIEREVFKAPGAGVAMEMYNLDDSIIDFARASLNYGLLRNYPVYLSTKNTILKVYDGRFKDIFQDIYDREFKKEFEAKGLTYEHRLIDDMVASALKWSGGYVWACKNYDGDVQSDTVAQGYGSLGLMTSVLLTPDGKTVEAEAAHGTVTRHYREHQKGKETSTNSIASIFAWTRGLAHRAKLDNNPELAKFATTLEKVCVSTVEEGYMTKDLALLVGADQRWLSTTGFLDKVSDNLVKAMAT, encoded by the coding sequence ATGGCAAAAATCAAGGTATCCAATCCCGTCGTCGAGCTCGACGGCGACGAGATGACCCGGATCATCTGGCAGTACATCAAGGACAAGCTGATCAACCCGTTCCTGGATGTCGAACTGCTCTATTTCGATCTCGGCATGGAATACCGCGATGAAACCAACGACCAGGTGACCATCGACGCCGCCGAAGCCATCAAGAAGGTCGGCGTCGGCGTCAAATGCGCCACCATCACCCCCGACGAGGCCCGGGTGAAGGAGTTCGGCCTGAAGCAGATGTGGAAGTCGCCGAACGGCACCATCCGCAACATCCTCGGCGGCGTGATCTTCCGCGAGCCGATCATCTGCAAGAACGTGCCGCGTCTGGTTCCGGGCTGGACCAAGCCGATCATCATCGGCCGCCACGCCTATGGCGACCAGTACCGCGCCACCGACATCAAGTTCCCCGGCAAGGGCACGCTGTCGCTGAAGTTCGTCGGCGAGGACGGCACCGTGATCGAGCGCGAAGTGTTCAAGGCGCCCGGCGCCGGCGTCGCGATGGAGATGTACAATCTCGACGACTCCATCATCGATTTCGCGCGCGCCTCGCTGAACTACGGCCTGCTGCGCAACTACCCGGTCTACCTCTCGACCAAGAACACCATCCTCAAGGTCTATGACGGCCGCTTCAAGGACATCTTCCAGGACATCTACGACCGCGAGTTCAAGAAGGAATTCGAGGCCAAGGGCCTGACCTACGAGCACCGCCTGATCGACGACATGGTGGCCTCGGCGCTGAAATGGTCCGGCGGCTATGTCTGGGCCTGTAAGAACTATGACGGCGACGTACAGTCCGATACCGTGGCCCAGGGCTACGGCTCGCTCGGCCTGATGACCTCGGTGCTGCTCACCCCGGACGGCAAGACGGTGGAAGCCGAAGCTGCCCACGGCACGGTGACCCGGCACTACCGCGAGCACCAGAAGGGCAAGGAGACCTCGACCAACTCGATCGCGTCGATCTTCGCCTGGACCCGCGGCCTCGCCCACCGCGCCAAGCTCGACAACAATCCGGAGCTGGCGAAGTTCGCCACCACCCTGGAGAAGGTCTGCGTGTCGACCGTCGAGGAAGGCTACATGACCAAGGACCTCGCGCTGCTGGTCGGCGCCGACCAGCGCTGGCTCTCGACCACCGGATTCCTCGACAAGGTGTCCGACAATCTCGTGAAGGCGATGGCCACCTAA
- a CDS encoding DUF3455 domain-containing protein codes for MTKALVRAVVLASFALTGSAASAADPLPDAVAAPSEIPVLSVHAEGVQVYECKPVTDGKLAWSFREPVATLIADGRTVGRHYAGPNWEHVDGSAVTARTTGSAPGATPADIAWLKLEVISHRGNGLFSSVATVQRINTSGGELSGACDKAGALGSAAYSADYVFLRRD; via the coding sequence ATGACCAAGGCCCTTGTCAGAGCCGTCGTGCTCGCATCATTCGCGCTCACAGGGTCGGCGGCATCAGCTGCCGATCCCCTGCCGGACGCCGTCGCGGCGCCTAGCGAGATTCCGGTCCTGTCAGTCCATGCCGAGGGTGTGCAGGTCTACGAGTGCAAGCCGGTCACCGACGGCAAGCTCGCCTGGTCGTTCCGCGAACCGGTCGCCACCCTGATCGCCGACGGCCGCACCGTCGGCCGGCACTATGCCGGCCCGAACTGGGAGCATGTCGACGGCAGCGCAGTGACCGCCCGCACCACCGGCAGCGCGCCCGGCGCGACCCCTGCCGACATCGCCTGGTTGAAGCTCGAAGTGATTTCCCACCGCGGCAACGGCCTGTTCTCCAGTGTTGCCACGGTGCAGCGGATCAACACCTCGGGCGGCGAGCTCAGCGGCGCCTGCGACAAGGCCGGCGCGCTTGGGAGTGCGGCGTATTCGGCGGATTACGTTTTCCTGCGGAGAGACTGA